The genomic stretch TGACGGCGTAGATCACGGGGATCTCTCCGACGACGCCGAAGACGGATTCGATCCAGTCGTCCAGCTCCCTCAGGGTGTTGTACCTCGTGAGGTCGCAGACGGCCAGGATGCCCTTCGTCCCGTGGAAGAAGGCCTCCTTCGTGAGGTCCCTGAAGCTCTTCTCGCCCATGATGTCCCAGATGACCATGATGAGGTGGACGTTCATGTCCGATTCGGGCATCTCGAAGCTCATCTCCTTCTTGGAGACCTTCGCGCCCAGCGTCGTGATGTACTTGTCCTCGAACTGGTCCTTGACGTATCTCCGAATGAGGCTGGTCTTCCCTACCGCCGCCTCGCCGACCAGACAGATCTTTGCCTTGAGCGTTTCTTCCCTCACAGCAATACCGCCTTTATTGGCCTCAAACAATAATTCTACGTTGCACATAAACCTATTGGGGCGATTCTCAGTAACTATTTCTATTCCTGGGTCGTTCCCCTACCGATGAAGAAGAGAACGAGGCTCATCCTGGCACTGGACGTTACGGACAGGCAGGAGGCGATGCGGGTCGTTTCGGAGGTTGCGGACCACGTTGACGCCGTGAAGGTGGGCTATCCAGCAGTGCTCCCGCTGGGGATGGAGCTCGTGGAGGAGATCTCCGGGAGCGCGGACGTCATCTGCGACTTCAAGGTGGCGGACATACCCAACACGAACAGGCTCATCGTGGAGGAGGTTTTCAGGCGGGGCGCGAGCGGCGTCATCGTGCATGGCTTCATGGGTACAGATTCGGTGCGGGCATGCGTCGACGCGGCGGATGGTGACGTCTTCGTCCTGGCAGAGGCAAGTCATCCCGGCGGGAAGGAGTTCACACAACCCGTGGCGGACAGGTTGGCCCGCTTGGCGGTCGAGGCCGGCGCGAGCGGGATAATAGCTCCCGCCACACGTCCTGAGCGGGTGAAGGAGCTTCGAGAGATCGTCGGCTCGCTCCTGATACTGTGCCCAGGCGTTGGTACTCAGGGTGGCTCCGCCTCGGACACGATTGCGGCGGGGGCGGACTACGTGATCGTCGGGAGGTCCATCTACCAGGCGGAGAATCCGCGAGCGATTGCAGAGGGCCTAGTGGAGGAGATAGCCGCGGTGGTGTGAGCGTCTAGGCCGTCCCTTCGCTCACTCGGTTATGATTGAGTATTCTCTTCCGCTTGGCTCAAATGGGGAGGTTGCGATTCAAAGATCGAATCGGCGATTAGTGCTTGTCATCTCGGGTTTCACAGGAGTGGTAATGGGGCTCTACTCGCAGACCCTCGCGGGCTTCGGGCAGGCGGCGATGTGGTTTGGTATCCTGCTCTGGTACGTGGCGAATGCGGGTTCCGGAACGACATAGGCGCCCAAGGTCAAGTACTGCGGAAAGGTGTTGGCGGCCTCTGGCGGGATGGCGACAATCGGCTTCGCCCTGAACATGCTTCTAGCCTTCTGACCGAACCGTGCCCGGGAAGGGAAGACCAACTCGGAGCTAGATTTCACTTACATGTAACAAGAGGGTATTTGAGCATCCTGTTGGCTTTTCTCAATTGGTGGAAGCTCATGTCGAAAAGAATCCGGAGAGCTGCATTGCGTGCCCAGAGACGAAGAAGGACGCTTGAGTTCGTCTTCTTCGCGGTTGTCACTATCGTCTTGGGATCGTCAGTCGCGGCTCTTCACTTGGATCAGGCGTATTTGGCGGGGCGTGACAATCTGACCGTCTACGTTCCGGACCGGCTCTACACTGATATCTCGACGACGGCGCTGGTCCTTGCGACTACTCCCGATGGCACCCCCAAGGCCGACCAGGAAGTGAGGATAGAACTCGTGACATCCGAGGGTGCACAACTGCTGCACAGAGGTCGCACTGGTCCGGATGGCATGGATCTTCCCGCCCTCTTTGCCCCGACAGGCGAAACTGAGGGCAGACTCGTCATCTCTTCGGGTGGCGAGGTCGTCACTCGGACCATCCAGCTCACATCCAGCGTTCGCACCTATATGTCGACCGATAAGCCTGTCTACCAGCCAGGCCAGACAGTTCATATCAGGACTCTCACATTCGAGGGAGAGGCTTCAGCGGTATCCACGAGGGAAGTGGTTCTCAGTGTCTTCTCCCCCGACGACGATAGGATATTCCGGAAGGTGCTGGAGCCCAATGGATTCGGGATCACGAGCTTCGACTACCCGCTGGGGCACATCCTCCCGCTCGGCGTCTATCGCCTGGAAGCAGATGTAGCGGGATCTGTTGTGAGTACCGCCTTCGCCGTGCAGCATTATGTCCTCCCGAAGTTCCAGATATCGCTTTCCGGAGTCCAGGGCTGGTATGCGGTCAGGGAACGTATCATTGGCGAAGTCTCCGCCGAGTACTTCTTCGGCAAATATGTGGCAGGCGAGGTCACGCTGGATCTCTTCCATGCGGATGAAGGCTATACGTCGGTCGGATCGGCAACGCGTGTTCTGCTCTTCGGCAAGGCCCCGTTCGCCATCGTCCCTGATTGGGATTCAATTCCAGATGATCCAAAGGGCTATTTCGAGCTCAATGTGACAGCGGTCGACCAGGCTGGTCAGACCGAGAGGAAGACCTTCAGGCTGCCTATCGCAGAATACCCCATCCTTCTCAGCGTGGTGCAGGATTCGAATGTGCTCGGAGCCAGATCCGTCCACCATGTGATTGCCCGATTCCCTGATGGGTCGCCTGTCGCCGACGCTCTGGTGTCCTATGCTCCCCCTGGCGGACCGACAATCAACACGAGAACCGATGAGAGAGGAGTGGCATCCCTGTCCTTCGAATTCAGATATGAGGGCGCGATGAAAGTGACCGTGACGAAGGATTCCTACTCCTCCTGGGTATACGTCTATCAATCGGGCGGTGAGGGCGTGAAGGTGGTCTCGGATAGGCCGAGGTATGACGCGGGAAACGTTGCGGTGTTCGATGTATTCTACGAGGGTCCTTCGTCGACTCCCTGGGCCTACTACGAGATTTCTTCCCGTGGTTTCATCGTTTCCACCGGAAGGCTGGAGCTCCATTCCGGCCAAGGTTCGCTCAGTCTCCCAATCCGGCAGGACATGATCCCTCAGATCCGCGTGAAGGTTTACAAGGTTGGAACGGACCTGCACATCTTCGAGGACGTTCTAATACTGTCCGTCGGCACTCTCAGCGATCTTTCGATTTCAGTTACCACAGATAAGATCCAGTATGCTCCTCACGAACCCGTCACGATATCCTTCACAGTGACCGACGGTCCTCAACCTGTCGTCTCCGCTCTCGGCGTGTCCATCGTGGACAAGGCCGTGTTCGAGGTGAGCGGCCTTCCGGATGAATTGGAGGAGGTCTTCCGTGGACTCGAAGGGAGTAGTCCTGAAGAGGAAATCATAGACTACCTCTACAACGACGCTCGTGTCGTGACAACGCTGGCTCCGCCCGTTGTCGAGGAGTCAAGCGAGAGCGAAGCGATCATGATCTCCACCTACGCGTATCATGCTGACAGAGCAGAGGAGTTGAAGGAATCCGGTATTGCAGTACTGTGGTCAGGCTTCTTCATGGGGTTGGCGGCAGGCTATATGGGCTTGATATTCGTGGCAGTGAAGTATCGGGAGTCCCGATCCCCTGTTATAGCCACCCTACTCATGGTCATCATCACAGTGACCCTCGCTATCACCCTCAACTCGATGGTGAGTGGCCTAGTTGGAACGGGCACTTCCCCAACTGTGGGCGGAGGCTCAGGCAGAGATAGTACTGCGTGGGATCAATCGGGCTGGGCAGGTCTGGGAATAGACCTTGACGAGTCCGGCGACTCGGACGCGAACCTTGACGCGTTCCTGATTCGCCAACCAACAAGAGTCAGACACTTCTTCCCCGAAACCTGGTATTGGAACCCAACCCTTGTGACCGATGAGACCGGACAGGCGTCAGTCTCTCTCATGACTCCAGATTCAATCACGTCGTGGGAGGTTGGGGTGATGGCCTCTACCAAAGACGCCAAGTTCGGAACAACCTCGGCGAACATCACGGTCTTCCAGGAGTTCTTCGTTGAGCCCGATATGCCGTTGGCGGCGGTAGTGGGAGACGAATTCCCGCTGCGGGTGGCGGTGTACAACTACTTGGATGAGGACAACCAGGTACTCGTGACACTGGGCAACGATTCCTGGTTCTCCATTCTGGACGGAGGCAACCGTTTCCTTGACATCGCTGCCAATTCTGTGGAGAGCGTCCATTTTACGATTAGAGCCGAAGAGTTCGGTGTCCATCCCATCCTCATCACGGCGGGGAACGCCCGAGTCAGCGATGCAGTCCTCAGGAATCTGACCGTCGAACCGAAAGGACGGTGGGTCGAGCGCGTGTTCAGTGGCGAACTGAGTGGCGATGACAGCGATGTCGTGGTGTTCGATCTCAATCCGAACCGAAATCCGGGAACGGAGACAGCCTACCTCAAGTTCCAGGGTGGGTTCACGTCCGTTGTCCTGGACGGTGCTGAGAACTTCATCGTTTTCGTGACAGGATGCGGTGAGCAGTCCACTTCCAGGCTTTCAGTCGATGTGGCTGCCTACAAGCACCTGCTCGAGAGTGGCAAGTCCTCGGAGGAGCTGGCGAAATACGAGGAGACCATCATCAAAGGCATCCAATACGAACTCGGATTCCTGAGGTCCGATCCATTTGTGCCGGGTCGTGCGATCACCTGGTATCGACAACCTCCTCCCGACATGTGGCTTACGGCATGGGCCTTGTTCGCCTTCCAGGACGTGAAGGAAGCCGGCTTTGGACTGGATGATCGCATAACCGATGATCTGCATAAGTACCTGATTAGCACGATGCAATCGGACGGGTCCTTCATCTTCCCTGAGGTAGGTCACTGGTCCATCAACTCCGAGCTAAAAGGTCAGCGTGTGGCAGCGACGGCATATGTGCTTCGGGCCCTGTTGTACAGTGGATATGAGCCCGACAGCAGGACGGACAAAGCCGTGGGCTACATCGAACGGAACGTTCGAATGGACGATGGTGCATTCACTCTTGCGCTCGCTCTGACCGCATTGGAGATGGCAGACGGCGACAGTCCGTTGAGGGACGAACTGGCGGGGACCCTGGTCTCGATTGCCCAGGACGGTGGGAACGAGACCAAGTACTGGCAGTACTCGGGCGAGGAGACTGGCTACTACTATTATGGTCGTAACTACATCGAGACGACCTCGTACGCCGTGATAGCACTGTCACTGCATGGAGGATACTACTCAGATACGATGGCAGGTGTGCACTACATGCTGACCCATCGTGACACTGGTAGATGGGGCTCGACGCATGATACGGCGGTTGCCTTCCAGGCATTGTCTCTGGCGGGAGGTTTCAGTGTCATCAGCAACGTCGATATCCAGGCCAGGGTGAACAGTACTCTGGTGGCGGAGACGATATTCACACAGGACGATGAAGACCGACTCTTCCTCGTCGACATCACAGCTAACCTCTCTGCCACAACAAGGGTGGATCTGGCATCGTATGGCAGTGGCACGATCTTCTACCAACTGATCGTGAGGGAGAACATCCCGGAGCCCTCAATCGATCCGCTGCTTCCCCCGATAGAGCTGGAGGTCATCCTCGACAAGACACAGGCTACCGTGGGCGAGACAATCACCGGGAGCGTCAAGGTCACCTACACCGGCGAGAGGGGCATGACAAAGATGATCTTGGTGGAACTGAAGGCTCCTGCGGGGATGTGTCTCAAGACCAGTGAGTTCGAGGGGCTGCTTCAACTAGGGGTAATTGGAATGCACGAGACCTCCTGTCAGCGTGCCCTCATCTATCTGGAGAATGTGGAAAGGAATACTCCCAAGGAGTTCCAGTTTACGCTTGACGCTACACAGCCCGTGACCGTGACTCTACAGGGAATCAACGCCTTTGACATGTATGACCCGACTGCGATCGTGTACTCACCTCCTGTGGAGATAATCATCGGAAGTTAATCATGAGCCGCTGTTCGGCATGGGCGCGGCCGCTGCGAACCAAAATATTAAAGTGGGGACATATGGATAAGGAGATTGGTGTCCAGAGTGGAGGGTGACTGATGTCGAAGCCCCACAAGTTTCGCGCCACGGTCAGGGAGCGCGTTCTCATCCACCTGCTGGACTACACGAAACAAAGACACTCCAGTGAGGTTCCCCCTGAGGTGACCCAGGCCGGGATAACAGATGTGGTGTCCGGAACCAGAAGCCATGTATCGATGGTCCTTGCTTCGATGATTGACTCAGGACTCATCGAGGAATCGCTCAGCCACATCAGTGGCGAGATGCGCCGCAAGAAGACCTACTTCATGACCGCGAAGGGCCTTGGAGAGGCCAAGGAGATTCGCGGGCGGTTACTGAGTGAGACTGTGAAGGTCTTCATCGACGGAAAGATGCACGAGGCCAGAATCAGTGAGCTGGACGACCTCCTTGGAGAGACCTACTATCTCGTGGATATTCTGGTCTCGGTGGACGAAGGGGGCGTTCTCAACATGGAGACCCTGACAGGACAGAAGACGACGGAGAGTGCCATCTTCACGAGCCCCTTGTTGCAGGTTCAATGTCCTCGTTGCACATACAACTTCCTCGTCCAGCCAGAGTCGGAAATTAGAGACACCTACACTATCTGTCCCAGTTGCTCAAGCAACGTTCATCTGGCAAGTCAAAGCGTCTTTCACCCACCATCAGAGCGCGTGCGACCCTCGAGTCCAGGACCTGTCTACGTGGCTGCGATCGTATTGATAGCCATGGCCATGTTTCAGTTCTTGGCGACTTACTACTTCTGTTTCATCTTCCTGGGGGGCATAGGTGTCGTCGTTGCCCTTCTGGCGGCAGGCTTCTCAGCTCTCAGGGAAGACACTCGCCAGTCGAGGATGGCGATCTGGGCCTTCGGAACCTCTCTGGGAGTATACCTTGCTATCACCGTGAAGGTGTTCTTGACTAGGACCCTGGAGACCGAGCTGTACGCGTATTCCTTCTTGATCTTCGCCGTCTTCTTCGCCCTTGTACTTCTCCCGACACCCATCCCCAAGGCAGTCCGAGGTGAGCTGGCCATCTCTGGTGGCGTGACGGTCTCATTGATCGGAGGAGCGATTGCTTTCCTGCCAGGCATTCTACCTCTGAATCAGTTTCATGCCCCCGTCTGGTTGATCCTAGGTTTCGCGGCATTCATCTTCGGCTATGAGACTGCCCACCCAGTCGGGGACATTAGACCTTCGCTCTTCGCAGGAGTGGGAGTGTCCATTCTGGTGCTCACAGGTGCCGTCGTGTGGCAAAGTGTGGAGCCCCTTTCGATTCAGGAAGCCCTTGTTGCTGTCATGTGGACTGCTCTTGGGGTTTTCCTAGTCTCGACGAGATTGCTTCAGAGGGTTAGAGGATGGAATGTTGAAGACGCTGTGGTTTCGGCCTTGCCCTTGGCTCTTGGTCTATTCTTTGTCGTGATTGGTATCCTCGTCATCGCACAGGAGCTTTTTGCGGTAGGAGGCTTTGAGCTGGTGATTGGGATTCCTCTGATCATATGGAGCGTGTCACGGGTCTCGAGGACGCGCTGGAAGACGTGGCTGAGCGTCTACGGGTATGCAATCGCAACTGTTCTCGTTTCCTTCTGGGTTCTCTTCTACGCCGCCGCATAGGTCCTACTCCATCGATGAAATCGCTTCGGGGATTCCTGCTCAATCTCACGTCACTTCTGCTATTCGAGCGCACCTGTTAGGTCCTCCACCGTGTTCGCTTCGAGACGAAGCCCTCGGTGAGGTCCAGATTCTGGAACGGGCAACGCAAAGGCTTATGATATGCCCAAAGCTTCGGACTACACAGGTTGTGGATGTGAACGAAGAGCAGTTCAAGAGAGATCGCATCACGCTTGTCTCTGGAATAGTGCTGTTCCTGGTCGGGTTCTCCCCTTGGTGGTTGCTGGTTCCGCTGAACCTTCACCTACGGCTTGGCTTGACCGTTGCCTGCGGTTTCGGGATTGCGGGCATCGTTGGCTTCTTCGTCATGATTCCGGGTGCGATTTACTCCATGGAACACGTGTTCTGGAGCAAGAAGCGGACGGTTGAGGGCGTTGCCGAAGCCTACGGTTTCTATGGAACTCTTGCTTCGGTGCTCGCCGCCCTGGTCCTCTTGGGTGAGATGTTGCTGAGTGTTTGGTCGGTTTTCTCGATTCTGATGATCGTCGCTGTGCTGACCTTCCTGGGGCTTTTCATGGGCATCCACGGGATACGTCTCAAGTGGAACCTCTGGGTCACGTCTGCACTCCTTATATCGACAGAGGTCATCGTGGTCCAGATACTCTACATGTTCTTCGGGGTTCCCACTCTCGGATTCGTCTGAGCGGCCTGACTACGTCACCATCGGCAGGTCGATCTACCAGGCAAAGGACCCGAAAGCCGAGGCGCCGAGAATGGTCGGCGAGATAGAATCCATCCTGTGAAGGGGTCGCTCGATCCGTGTGCCTAGTCTCCCTTTGGATTGACAGTATCGGATTCCACCATCAGTACGACCGTCCTTTCGTCGGCCCTTGTTCGATGCTCGACACCTTTCGGCACCGTATATGCTTGATTCTGGCCTAACTCGATCGTGCCGCTCCGCAGATCCAGCAGCAGTTTCCCGGATACGACATAGAAGAACTCGTCTTCGTTGTCATGATGATGCCAATGGAACTTGCCTTCGAAGACTCCTAGCCGTACGAGGGAATCGTTCACCTGACTCAGGTCCATGTTGCACCACTTCTCTGAACATGTCTCCACGATGCTCGGTATGTCGATGACCTCTGACTGCCCCATTCTAGCACTCATTTCCGCTCACCTATCCTCATCCATCTCCAAATCATGTAGGCGAAGAGAATCCAGAAAACGATATTCCCCACGATCAGCACTTCGTTGATCATCGCTCCACCTTCGTTCTGTCCTCCACTCGCTGCCTCCATCGACGTGTGCATATGAAATCATTTCGAAAGAGGCCATCCCACGTGTCCGGAGGCCCGCAAGCAAATGACATATACCCTTCGCCCCTTACGATATGATAGAACTCTATGATTCAGATAAGGTTCCATGGCAGGGGCGGCCAGGGTTCTGTTGTCGCATCGAACATCTTGGCCGCAGCGGCGTTCTTGGAGGAGAAATGGGTGCAGTCCTTCCCCTTCTTCGGAGTCGAGAGAAGGGGGGCGCCCGTGACGGCGTACACGAAGATCGACGACAAGCCCATCTGGGACAGGTCTGAGATCACGGACCCCGACTACGTCATCGTCCTGGACGCTTCGCTCGTGGC from Candidatus Thermoplasmatota archaeon encodes the following:
- a CDS encoding GTP-binding protein, producing the protein MREETLKAKICLVGEAAVGKTSLIRRYVKDQFEDKYITTLGAKVSKKEMSFEMPESDMNVHLIMVIWDIMGEKSFRDLTKEAFFHGTKGILAVCDLTRYNTLRELDDWIESVFGVVGEIPVIYAVNKVDLKDEIMVMYGETELDQSTRAFNAEYLYTSAKTGENVEATFEKLGERILKGQLEPREPSR
- the pyrF gene encoding orotidine-5'-phosphate decarboxylase, with amino-acid sequence MKKRTRLILALDVTDRQEAMRVVSEVADHVDAVKVGYPAVLPLGMELVEEISGSADVICDFKVADIPNTNRLIVEEVFRRGASGVIVHGFMGTDSVRACVDAADGDVFVLAEASHPGGKEFTQPVADRLARLAVEAGASGIIAPATRPERVKELREIVGSLLILCPGVGTQGGSASDTIAAGADYVIVGRSIYQAENPRAIAEGLVEEIAAVV
- a CDS encoding MarR family winged helix-turn-helix transcriptional regulator, giving the protein MSKPHKFRATVRERVLIHLLDYTKQRHSSEVPPEVTQAGITDVVSGTRSHVSMVLASMIDSGLIEESLSHISGEMRRKKTYFMTAKGLGEAKEIRGRLLSETVKVFIDGKMHEARISELDDLLGETYYLVDILVSVDEGGVLNMETLTGQKTTESAIFTSPLLQVQCPRCTYNFLVQPESEIRDTYTICPSCSSNVHLASQSVFHPPSERVRPSSPGPVYVAAIVLIAMAMFQFLATYYFCFIFLGGIGVVVALLAAGFSALREDTRQSRMAIWAFGTSLGVYLAITVKVFLTRTLETELYAYSFLIFAVFFALVLLPTPIPKAVRGELAISGGVTVSLIGGAIAFLPGILPLNQFHAPVWLILGFAAFIFGYETAHPVGDIRPSLFAGVGVSILVLTGAVVWQSVEPLSIQEALVAVMWTALGVFLVSTRLLQRVRGWNVEDAVVSALPLALGLFFVVIGILVIAQELFAVGGFELVIGIPLIIWSVSRVSRTRWKTWLSVYGYAIATVLVSFWVLFYAAA
- a CDS encoding cupin domain-containing protein, whose protein sequence is MSARMGQSEVIDIPSIVETCSEKWCNMDLSQVNDSLVRLGVFEGKFHWHHHDNEDEFFYVVSGKLLLDLRSGTIELGQNQAYTVPKGVEHRTRADERTVVLMVESDTVNPKGD